From the genome of Leptodactylus fuscus isolate aLepFus1 chromosome 1, aLepFus1.hap2, whole genome shotgun sequence, one region includes:
- the YWHAH gene encoding 14-3-3 protein eta, translating into MADREQLLQRARLAEQAERYEDMAAAMKSVTELNEPLSNEDRNLLSVAYKNVVGARRSSWRVISSIEQKTLADGNEKKLEKVKAYREKIEAELEGVCSEVLSLLDKFLIKNCNDFQYESKVFYLKMKGDYYRYLSEVGSGDRKRSVTEASEAAYKEAFEISKEHMQPTHPIRLGLALNFSVFYYEIQGNPEQACLLAKQAFDDAIAELDTLNEDSYKDSTLIMQLLRDNLTLWTSDQQDEETGEGNN; encoded by the exons ATGGCGGACCGGGAGCAGTTGCTCCAGAGAGCCCGTTTGGCAGAACAGGCAGAGCGATATGAAGATATGGCTGCAGCCATGAAATCG GTGACAGAACTAAATGAACCATTGTCTAATGAGGATCGCAATTTGCTGTCTGTTGCCTACAAGAATGTAGTTGGTGCCCGAAGATCTTCATGGCGAGTAATTAGCAGTATCGAGCAGAAGACACTGGCTGACGGGAATGAGAAGAAGCTGGAGAAGGTGAAAGCTTATCGGGAGAAGATAGAGGCTGAGCTGGAAGGAGTATGCAGCGAAGTGCTGTCACTGCTAGACAAGTTCCTCATCAAGAATTGCAATGACTTCCAGTATGAAAGCAAAGTTTTCTACCTGAAGATGAAGGGGGATTACTACCGGTACCTTTCCGAGGTGGGTTCTGGCGACAGGAAGCGAAGCGTGACAGAAGCGTCTGAAGCTGCTTACAAGGAGGCCTTTGAGATCAGCAAGGAACACATGCAGCCAACTCACCCAATTCGTCTGGGCTTAGCCCTAAATTTCTCTGTCTTCTATTATGAGATACAAGGTAACCCTGAACAGGCCTGTCTTCTTGCCAAGCAGGCCTTTGATGATGCTATCGCTGAGCTGGACACGCTAAATGAGGATTCCTACAAGGACTCCACCCTCATCATGCAGCTCCTTCGTGACAACCTGACACTCTGGACAAGTGATCAGCAAGATGAAGAGACCGGAGAAGGCAATAATTAA